The proteins below are encoded in one region of Aquisphaera giovannonii:
- a CDS encoding efflux RND transporter permease subunit, giving the protein MNPIVFAMRRPVTTMMFVVALISSGLLAYSRMRVDIFPALNTPKIYVFLDYVGMSPDQMEGFIVNQLELFFQYVDGVQDINTRNIQQVSLCELSFYPGTDMGQAMAQVVAMSSRAMSWMPKGTLPPMIMRMDAGSVPVGYLVFESEKTSLGLMGDLAQNVVRPLVQKYVPGTVAISPFGPNMRSVVINVDPQKLLAYNLQPQQLVDAVAKGNTVAPAGNIYIKDAMPIVSNNATVSDVQRLGDIPLRIGQNVYLRDVATIADDTDITYGYALVNGKKSVYLPIIKKDTGSTLTVVADVHKALPVFRDAVPKDVSVNFEFDESPTVVAAVESVATEGLIGAGLTGLMILLFLGDLRSVIVVVANIPLALLGSLFGLWVTGNTINIMSLGGMALAIGILVDESTVTIEATHVQMTRTDNMASAVLHGNLITAVPRLLALLCILSVFIPAFIMGDPLRSLFMPLTLGVGFAMIASYFLSSTFVPIMCVALLKHGHHGGHDEDKGLFNRVLKVYRRLVEGFVAWRFTVVMAYLGACAAVMAVLGLQVGNELFPQIDSGQFVLRFRPPPGSSFDLTREMAVQSLKVIEEEAKAENIEISMGFVGQVAPNFGIDNMVLFMRGPDDGQLRVALKEESGIKLAEFRERLRQALPERVGGWLAKRLKDGGMPEGEAKRQSKLAVFGFEPGDIVTNVMSFGSPMPIAVRVVGTDLKDVRKFAEKIAGEMRGIKTLRDVQFQQQLDYPSVEVTVDREKAGLSGAKIEDVVHALVMATASTRFANLNYWIDAKTGFDYLVQLQIPPKRLDKPEDVETLPLESVNPLVNLMIRDVATVSRGVRPGEIDRDMSQRYLTLVANVEGEDMGRAARRVSEAIAKAGEPPRGVRVELMGQLPAMTEMFKALGIGLGVAVFVIFVLLTAYFQSASMALISIGAVPGVLAGIATILYFWNTSLNIESFMGSIMCLGVSVSNSVMLVTYMDEYWKGGSPGYEAAVKGAADRLRPILMTACAMSVGMVPMALALEKGSQMQAPLGRAVIGGLVMSTFATLLVVPSIFALVMGKRKAISPSIYPDDPESRYYDPEVFVDAAHKSHGHGEHGEGEGEGHPTVHADVPTRHHDAVIHHDEDAIAFLRRILDEARARRHDMVTHYTVDDLRSALGFTRSEPYVPDPDTGRVEGGPGSPKHDDLHGGS; this is encoded by the coding sequence ATGAACCCGATCGTATTCGCCATGCGCAGGCCGGTCACGACGATGATGTTCGTGGTCGCGCTCATCAGCAGCGGCTTGCTCGCCTACAGCCGCATGCGCGTGGATATCTTCCCCGCCTTGAACACGCCGAAGATCTACGTCTTCCTCGACTACGTCGGCATGAGCCCGGATCAGATGGAGGGCTTCATCGTCAACCAGCTCGAGCTGTTCTTCCAGTACGTGGACGGCGTCCAGGACATCAACACGCGGAACATCCAGCAGGTCTCGCTCTGCGAGCTCTCCTTCTACCCGGGCACGGACATGGGGCAGGCGATGGCGCAGGTGGTCGCCATGTCCAGCCGGGCCATGTCGTGGATGCCCAAGGGGACGCTGCCGCCGATGATCATGCGGATGGACGCCGGCAGCGTCCCCGTGGGCTATCTCGTCTTCGAGAGCGAGAAGACGTCCCTGGGGCTGATGGGGGACCTCGCGCAGAACGTGGTGCGCCCCCTGGTGCAGAAGTACGTCCCGGGGACGGTGGCGATCTCCCCCTTCGGCCCGAACATGCGGTCGGTGGTCATCAACGTCGACCCGCAGAAGCTCCTGGCCTACAACCTCCAGCCGCAGCAGCTCGTGGACGCGGTGGCGAAGGGGAACACGGTGGCGCCGGCGGGCAACATCTACATCAAGGACGCGATGCCGATCGTGTCCAACAACGCGACGGTCAGCGACGTCCAGCGGCTGGGCGACATCCCGCTGCGGATCGGCCAGAACGTCTACCTGCGCGACGTGGCGACCATCGCCGACGACACGGACATCACCTACGGCTACGCGCTGGTCAACGGCAAGAAGTCGGTCTACCTGCCGATCATCAAGAAGGACACCGGCTCCACGCTCACGGTCGTCGCCGACGTGCACAAGGCGCTGCCCGTCTTCCGCGACGCAGTGCCGAAGGACGTCTCGGTCAACTTCGAGTTCGACGAGTCGCCCACGGTGGTGGCGGCGGTCGAGTCGGTGGCGACGGAGGGCCTGATCGGCGCCGGCCTGACCGGGCTGATGATCCTGCTGTTCCTGGGCGACCTCCGGAGCGTGATCGTCGTCGTGGCGAACATCCCGCTGGCGCTCCTCGGGTCGCTCTTCGGGCTCTGGGTCACGGGCAACACGATCAACATCATGTCGCTGGGCGGCATGGCCCTGGCCATCGGCATCCTCGTGGACGAGTCCACGGTGACGATCGAGGCCACGCACGTCCAGATGACGCGGACGGACAACATGGCCTCGGCGGTCCTGCACGGCAACCTGATCACCGCGGTCCCGCGGCTCCTGGCGCTGCTCTGCATCCTGTCGGTGTTCATACCGGCCTTCATCATGGGCGACCCGCTGCGGTCGCTGTTCATGCCGCTGACCCTCGGGGTGGGATTCGCGATGATCGCGTCCTACTTCCTCTCCAGCACCTTCGTGCCGATCATGTGCGTCGCGCTCCTGAAGCACGGCCACCACGGGGGCCACGACGAGGACAAGGGGCTGTTCAACCGGGTGCTCAAGGTCTACCGCCGCCTCGTCGAGGGCTTCGTCGCCTGGCGATTCACGGTGGTCATGGCGTACCTCGGCGCGTGCGCCGCGGTGATGGCCGTCCTCGGATTGCAGGTCGGCAACGAGCTCTTCCCGCAGATCGACTCCGGCCAGTTCGTGCTCCGGTTCCGCCCGCCGCCGGGGTCCAGCTTCGACCTCACGCGGGAGATGGCCGTGCAGTCCCTGAAGGTGATCGAGGAGGAGGCGAAGGCCGAGAACATCGAGATCTCCATGGGCTTCGTGGGCCAGGTCGCGCCCAACTTCGGCATCGACAACATGGTCCTGTTCATGCGAGGCCCCGACGACGGCCAGCTCCGCGTGGCCCTGAAGGAGGAGAGCGGCATCAAGCTGGCCGAGTTCCGCGAGCGGCTCCGGCAGGCCCTGCCCGAGCGCGTGGGCGGGTGGCTGGCGAAGCGGCTCAAGGACGGCGGCATGCCCGAAGGCGAGGCGAAGCGGCAGTCGAAGCTCGCGGTCTTCGGCTTCGAGCCGGGCGACATCGTCACGAACGTGATGAGCTTCGGCTCGCCGATGCCCATCGCCGTCCGCGTCGTCGGCACCGACCTCAAGGACGTGAGGAAGTTCGCGGAGAAGATCGCCGGCGAGATGCGCGGGATCAAGACGCTGCGGGACGTGCAGTTCCAGCAGCAGCTCGACTACCCGAGCGTCGAGGTCACCGTCGACCGCGAGAAGGCCGGCCTCAGCGGGGCCAAGATCGAGGACGTGGTCCACGCCCTGGTCATGGCCACCGCCTCCACCCGGTTCGCCAACCTCAACTACTGGATCGACGCGAAGACCGGCTTCGACTACCTGGTCCAGCTCCAGATCCCGCCCAAGCGGCTGGACAAGCCCGAGGACGTGGAGACGCTGCCGCTGGAGTCGGTCAACCCGCTGGTCAACCTGATGATCCGCGACGTGGCCACGGTCAGCCGCGGCGTCCGGCCCGGCGAGATCGACCGCGACATGTCCCAGCGCTACCTCACGCTGGTCGCGAACGTGGAGGGCGAGGACATGGGCCGCGCCGCCCGCCGCGTGAGCGAGGCGATCGCGAAGGCCGGGGAGCCCCCCCGCGGCGTCCGCGTCGAGCTGATGGGCCAGCTCCCGGCCATGACCGAGATGTTCAAGGCCCTGGGCATCGGGCTGGGGGTCGCCGTCTTCGTGATCTTCGTCCTGCTCACCGCCTACTTCCAGTCGGCGAGCATGGCCCTGATCTCGATCGGCGCCGTGCCGGGCGTGCTGGCGGGCATCGCCACCATCCTCTACTTCTGGAACACGTCGCTGAACATCGAGTCGTTCATGGGCTCGATCATGTGCCTCGGCGTCTCGGTGTCCAACTCGGTCATGCTCGTGACCTACATGGACGAGTACTGGAAGGGGGGCTCGCCCGGCTACGAGGCGGCCGTGAAGGGCGCCGCCGACCGCCTCCGCCCCATCCTCATGACGGCCTGCGCCATGAGCGTGGGCATGGTCCCGATGGCCCTGGCCCTGGAGAAGGGGAGCCAGATGCAGGCGCCGCTCGGCCGGGCGGTCATCGGCGGCCTGGTGATGTCCACCTTCGCGACCCTGCTGGTCGTGCCGTCCATCTTCGCGCTGGTCATGGGCAAGCGCAAGGCCATCTCGCCCTCGATCTACCCGGACGACCCGGAGAGCCGGTACTACGACCCCGAGGTGTTCGTGGACGCGGCCCACAAGTCCCACGGCCACGGGGAGCACGGCGAAGGGGAGGGCGAGGGGCATCCCACGGTGCACGCCGACGTCCCGACCCGCCACCACGACGCGGTGATCCACCACGACGAGGACGCGATCGCGTTCCTGCGGCGGATCCTCGACGAGGCCCGGGCGAGGCGTCACGACATGGTCACCCACTACACGGTGGACGACCTCCGCTCGGCCCTCGGGTTCACCCGGTCCGAGCCGTACGTCCCGGATCCCGACACGGGCCGCGTCGAGGGCGGCCCGGGCTCGCCGAAGCACGACGACCTCCACGGAGGCTCCTGA
- a CDS encoding FAD-binding and (Fe-S)-binding domain-containing protein, with the protein MLKLFQPDPFRIEPRGHAPTRDRAPAEVAAGTPGWLRDDLAAIVGKDRVLSRAIDLVMFASDASPYRMLPKAVVLPRDADEVARIFEYARRKAIPVTIRAAGSSLSGQSQGDGILIEARRHWAGWTVEDGGKRLRVRPGTVMFRANLALAPYGYRLGPDPASGAVATVGGVIANNSSGMCCGTAQNAYRTLRSLSFVLANGRRIDTAAPDAEAAFAAAAPELAKGLMEIKREIEADAELTARMRKKYRIKNTTGYHMEAFLDGDTPLEIFRRVLVGSEGTLAFLSEAVFDTVPDDKYRLTSMLIFPDMYAAAAAVGPFVERGAAAVEMSDRASIRSVQGRPGVPERWRSLPDGATALLVEFREPSPEARAEAEGAAGRILSGLNLLEPAEFTKDPAVAALMWTVRNGLLPSVGGARPSGTSVILEDVCFPKDRLADATLDLQATIARHGYEGVVFGHASAGNLHFLITPYLNEQAEVARFDGFMRDIVELVAGKYDGSLKAEHGTGRNVAPFVGREWGPKLTALMWKLKRLADPDGILGPGVLLSDDPQSHLNHLHTIPTVEHEVDRCIECGYCEPVCPSRNLSTTPRQRIVLRREMMRQPAGSEVTAAILRDYEYQAIETCAGDGTCALACPVGINTGDLMKRFRHEEHTRAQERAAEGTARHWAAIEKAGRAALTLNHAAQSWIGGLPAKGLTSAARAIFSEDLVPGWLPNIPGASTARLPATAREGAAAVYFSACVNRMFGNSDGSSSLPGLAEVMVAVSARAGLPLWIPEDIAGTCCATVWHSKGYEDGNTYMANHVVERMWAWSDSGRLPVICDASSCSFGISHEVIPYLTPENRDRHRKLTLLDSIVWARDHLLPRLKVRRRVGSAALHPVCSTHHLGIVKALQELAKALADEVVTPIHATCCGFAGDRGFLHPELTRAATAEQATELSGRAFDRYLSSNRTCEIGMNLATGGDYRSVIFLLEELTREP; encoded by the coding sequence ATGCTCAAGCTCTTCCAGCCCGATCCGTTCCGCATCGAGCCCCGGGGCCATGCCCCCACGCGGGACCGGGCCCCGGCCGAGGTTGCGGCGGGCACGCCCGGGTGGCTCCGGGACGACCTGGCGGCGATCGTGGGCAAGGACCGGGTGCTCTCCCGGGCCATCGACCTGGTCATGTTCGCGTCGGACGCGAGCCCGTACCGGATGCTGCCGAAGGCCGTCGTCCTGCCCCGCGACGCGGACGAGGTCGCCCGGATCTTCGAGTACGCCCGGCGGAAGGCGATCCCGGTCACCATCCGGGCCGCCGGGTCGAGCCTCAGCGGGCAGTCGCAGGGGGACGGCATCCTGATCGAGGCCCGCCGGCACTGGGCCGGCTGGACGGTGGAGGACGGCGGCAAGCGGCTCCGGGTCCGCCCGGGGACCGTGATGTTCCGGGCCAACCTCGCGCTCGCCCCGTACGGCTACCGGCTCGGGCCCGATCCGGCCAGCGGTGCCGTCGCCACGGTCGGCGGCGTGATCGCCAACAACTCCAGCGGCATGTGCTGCGGCACCGCCCAGAACGCGTACCGGACGCTCCGCTCCCTCTCGTTCGTGCTGGCGAACGGCCGTCGCATCGACACCGCCGCGCCCGACGCCGAGGCCGCGTTCGCCGCCGCGGCGCCAGAGCTGGCTAAGGGCCTGATGGAGATCAAGCGGGAGATCGAGGCCGACGCCGAGCTGACGGCCCGGATGCGGAAGAAGTACCGGATCAAGAACACGACGGGGTACCACATGGAGGCCTTCCTCGACGGCGACACGCCGCTGGAGATCTTCCGTCGCGTCCTCGTGGGCTCGGAGGGGACGCTCGCGTTCCTCTCGGAGGCGGTCTTCGACACCGTCCCCGACGACAAGTACCGGCTCACGTCGATGCTGATCTTCCCGGACATGTACGCGGCGGCGGCGGCCGTCGGCCCGTTCGTCGAGCGGGGTGCGGCGGCCGTGGAGATGTCCGACCGGGCGTCGATCCGATCCGTCCAGGGGCGGCCCGGCGTCCCGGAGCGCTGGCGGTCCCTGCCGGACGGTGCCACGGCGCTCCTCGTCGAGTTCCGCGAGCCCTCGCCCGAGGCCCGGGCCGAGGCCGAGGGCGCGGCCGGGCGGATCCTCTCCGGGCTCAACCTCCTCGAGCCGGCCGAGTTCACGAAGGACCCGGCCGTCGCGGCGCTCATGTGGACCGTCCGCAACGGCCTCCTGCCCTCCGTCGGCGGGGCCCGGCCCAGCGGCACGTCGGTCATCCTCGAGGACGTCTGCTTCCCGAAGGACCGCCTGGCGGACGCGACCCTGGACCTCCAGGCGACGATCGCCCGCCACGGCTACGAGGGCGTCGTCTTCGGGCACGCCTCCGCGGGGAACCTCCACTTCCTGATCACGCCCTACCTCAACGAGCAGGCGGAGGTGGCCCGGTTCGACGGCTTCATGCGCGACATCGTCGAGCTCGTGGCCGGCAAGTACGACGGCTCCCTGAAGGCGGAGCACGGCACCGGGCGGAACGTCGCCCCGTTCGTCGGGCGCGAGTGGGGGCCGAAGCTGACGGCCCTGATGTGGAAGCTCAAGCGGCTCGCCGACCCGGACGGCATCCTCGGCCCGGGCGTCCTCCTGTCGGACGACCCGCAGTCGCACCTGAACCACCTGCACACGATCCCGACCGTGGAGCACGAGGTCGATCGCTGCATCGAGTGCGGCTACTGCGAGCCCGTCTGCCCGAGCCGCAACCTGTCGACGACGCCCCGCCAGCGGATCGTCCTCCGGCGCGAGATGATGCGCCAGCCCGCCGGATCCGAGGTCACCGCCGCCATCCTCCGCGACTACGAGTACCAGGCGATCGAGACCTGCGCCGGCGACGGCACGTGCGCGCTGGCCTGCCCCGTCGGGATCAACACCGGCGACCTGATGAAGCGCTTCCGCCACGAGGAGCACACCCGCGCCCAGGAGCGGGCCGCCGAGGGCACGGCCCGGCATTGGGCCGCGATCGAGAAGGCCGGCCGCGCCGCGCTCACGCTGAACCATGCCGCGCAGTCCTGGATCGGCGGCCTGCCGGCGAAGGGGCTGACCTCGGCCGCGCGGGCGATCTTCAGCGAGGACCTCGTCCCCGGCTGGCTCCCCAACATCCCCGGCGCGTCGACGGCGAGGCTCCCGGCGACCGCGCGAGAGGGCGCGGCGGCGGTCTATTTCTCCGCCTGCGTCAACCGGATGTTCGGCAACTCCGACGGCTCGTCCTCGCTGCCCGGCCTGGCCGAGGTGATGGTCGCCGTCTCCGCGAGGGCCGGCCTGCCGCTCTGGATCCCCGAGGACATCGCCGGGACCTGCTGCGCCACGGTCTGGCACTCGAAGGGCTACGAGGACGGCAACACCTACATGGCCAACCACGTCGTCGAGCGGATGTGGGCCTGGAGCGACTCCGGCCGGTTGCCGGTCATCTGCGACGCCAGCTCGTGCTCGTTCGGCATCTCCCACGAAGTCATCCCGTACCTGACCCCGGAGAACCGGGACCGGCACCGGAAGCTCACCCTGCTGGACTCCATCGTCTGGGCGAGGGACCACCTGCTGCCCCGGCTGAAGGTCCGCCGCCGGGTCGGCTCGGCGGCGCTGCACCCGGTCTGCTCGACCCATCACCTCGGGATCGTCAAGGCGCTCCAGGAGCTGGCGAAGGCCCTCGCCGACGAGGTGGTGACGCCGATCCACGCCACCTGCTGCGGCTTCGCCGGCGACCGGGGCTTCCTCCATCCCGAGCTGACCCGGGCGGCGACGGCCGAGCAGGCGACCGAGCTCTCCGGCCGCGCCTTCGACCGCTACCTCTCCAGCAACCGCACCTGCGAGATCGGCATGAACCTCGCCACCGGCGGGGACTATCGCTCGGTGATCTTCCTCCTGGAGGAGCTGACGCGGGAGCCGTGA
- a CDS encoding TolC family protein gives MDRTARTWMSVAAFGLLACETPGPAAAQAPTSPRPPAASASPPAASPGPAINPPAAASPAFGAPAADLPVPLPVAAPAGNPLARNLDLKAAPFEANDRRFPINLAAALRLSDARPLIVAAAQAGTWVAEAELLRAKLLWVPTLNIGFNYVRHDGGGPDFNKGIMTAPSVNFFYGGAGMTYTLFTADAVFQPLVARQTLNAAHWNIQTAKNDALLQTSDAYFRVHQQRGIYTGTLYSVERGRELVQRVSDLSVELVPKVEVDRARNMLADLEQQAVMARQEWRVASADLTQVLRLDPRAVLEPLEHDHAQITIIDPGRTLDDLMPIALTNRPELAAHQALVQAMMNEIRNQKWRPLIPNLWLNGFQTPYEMLQAGIFGLGPNSSMNQWKGRFDLSLQPLWQLDSLGLGNLAMIKSARGMQSQAIIQFLMNQDAVAADVTRAQARVQSAAARVLQADRALRTAIITFNGNYEGLRQTTRLGNVLVLVNRPQEAVFALQLLQVAFNEYFTTVADYNRSQFELFHALGYPAREIAQLRPAGDAVPVDIQRPGYLPPVGNGPPPATR, from the coding sequence ATGGACCGAACAGCGAGGACATGGATGTCCGTAGCGGCCTTCGGGCTGCTCGCCTGCGAGACGCCCGGGCCGGCCGCGGCCCAGGCGCCCACGAGCCCGAGGCCGCCGGCCGCCTCGGCGTCCCCCCCGGCCGCGTCGCCGGGGCCGGCAATCAACCCGCCGGCCGCCGCGAGCCCGGCCTTCGGCGCGCCGGCGGCCGACCTCCCGGTCCCGCTGCCGGTCGCCGCGCCCGCCGGCAACCCGCTCGCGAGGAACCTGGACCTGAAGGCCGCGCCCTTCGAGGCGAACGACCGCCGGTTCCCGATCAACCTGGCCGCCGCGCTGCGGCTGTCCGACGCCAGGCCCCTCATCGTCGCCGCCGCCCAGGCCGGCACCTGGGTCGCCGAGGCCGAACTCCTCAGGGCCAAGCTGCTCTGGGTCCCGACGCTCAACATCGGCTTCAACTACGTCCGACACGACGGCGGCGGCCCCGACTTCAACAAGGGCATCATGACCGCACCCTCGGTCAACTTCTTCTACGGGGGTGCGGGCATGACCTACACCCTGTTCACGGCCGACGCCGTCTTCCAGCCCCTCGTCGCCCGCCAGACGCTCAATGCGGCCCACTGGAATATCCAGACCGCGAAGAACGACGCCCTCCTCCAGACCTCCGACGCCTACTTCCGCGTCCACCAGCAGCGCGGCATCTACACGGGCACCCTCTACAGCGTCGAACGCGGCCGCGAGCTCGTCCAGCGGGTCTCCGACCTCAGCGTCGAGCTGGTGCCCAAGGTCGAGGTGGACCGGGCCCGCAACATGCTCGCCGACCTGGAGCAGCAGGCCGTGATGGCCCGCCAGGAGTGGCGCGTCGCAAGCGCCGACCTCACCCAGGTCCTCCGGCTCGACCCTCGCGCCGTCCTCGAGCCGCTGGAGCACGACCACGCCCAGATCACGATCATCGACCCGGGCCGCACGCTCGACGACCTCATGCCCATCGCCCTGACCAACCGCCCCGAGTTGGCCGCCCACCAGGCGCTCGTGCAGGCGATGATGAACGAGATCCGGAATCAGAAGTGGCGTCCGCTCATCCCCAACCTCTGGCTCAACGGCTTCCAGACCCCGTATGAGATGCTCCAGGCGGGGATCTTCGGCCTGGGGCCCAACTCGAGCATGAACCAGTGGAAGGGCCGGTTCGACCTGAGCCTCCAGCCGCTCTGGCAGCTCGACTCCCTGGGCCTGGGCAACCTGGCGATGATCAAGTCGGCCAGGGGGATGCAATCCCAGGCGATCATCCAGTTCCTGATGAACCAGGACGCCGTGGCGGCCGACGTCACCAGGGCCCAGGCCCGGGTGCAATCGGCGGCCGCCCGGGTGCTCCAGGCCGACCGCGCCCTCCGCACGGCGATCATCACCTTCAACGGCAACTACGAGGGGCTGCGCCAGACGACCAGGCTCGGCAACGTGCTGGTGCTGGTGAACCGCCCCCAGGAGGCGGTCTTCGCCCTCCAGCTCCTGCAGGTCGCCTTCAACGAGTACTTCACGACGGTGGCCGATTACAACCGCTCCCAGTTCGAGCTCTTCCATGCCCTCGGGTATCCGGCGCGCGAGATCGCCCAGCTCCGCCCGGCGGGCGACGCGGTCCCCGTCGATATCCAGCGGCCCGGCTACCTGCCTCCGGTCGGCAACGGCCCGCCCCCCGCGACCCGATGA
- a CDS encoding efflux RND transporter periplasmic adaptor subunit yields the protein MHRASRPRKAGRPLGLATALAAASLAAAGCGHKEESRYTSVSRPQAVQVVQPTRRTIVRVVGQPSFIESYERTSIYPKLTGYIDNWKVDIGDKVKKGELLAKLFVPELEEDLETKKATVGLDKRRVELAEKLVKVAEADVKSAEATLSEAQAIYGKYEAEVERWDTEIKRLKREVDRGVVDPQILLESTNQWKSSVASRQAAKATIEKAQADLLSQQATLAKAQVDVSVAQADLSVAESEAKRIEAWVGYITLSAPFDGIIVTRNANTGDFVQPSTGDPTANMRSPNLAPGGMAAPIYTVDRTDIVRIFVDVPEQDANYVQVGTKATVLVKAYRDEPIPGTVTRTSWALNIKSRTLRAEIDLPNKGSQLLPGMYAYAKVIIERPGALALPASAFVQSGEKTFCWTYKDGKARRAEVRTGVSDGDWYEVTNLMYEGSGSKTEDPWKPVTGSERVILGDLSILADGAEVQIASPEGENVAGPARTKGDGPAATSVAEKDPEGSTPVR from the coding sequence ATGCATCGCGCGTCCCGGCCCCGGAAAGCGGGCCGCCCCCTGGGCCTCGCCACGGCGCTGGCCGCGGCCTCCCTCGCGGCCGCGGGGTGCGGCCACAAGGAGGAGAGCCGCTACACCAGCGTCTCCAGGCCCCAGGCCGTCCAGGTCGTCCAGCCGACTCGGCGGACGATCGTCCGCGTCGTCGGCCAGCCCAGCTTCATCGAGAGCTACGAGCGCACCTCGATCTACCCGAAGCTGACCGGCTACATCGACAACTGGAAAGTCGACATCGGCGACAAGGTCAAGAAGGGCGAGCTGCTCGCCAAGCTCTTCGTCCCCGAGCTGGAGGAGGACCTCGAAACCAAGAAGGCGACCGTCGGCCTGGATAAACGCCGGGTGGAGCTGGCCGAGAAGCTGGTGAAGGTGGCCGAGGCCGACGTCAAGTCCGCGGAGGCCACCCTCTCCGAGGCCCAGGCGATCTACGGCAAGTACGAGGCCGAGGTGGAGCGATGGGATACCGAGATCAAGCGATTGAAGCGTGAGGTCGACCGGGGCGTCGTCGACCCGCAGATCCTCCTCGAGTCGACGAACCAGTGGAAGTCGAGCGTCGCCTCGCGACAGGCGGCCAAGGCGACCATCGAGAAGGCCCAGGCGGATCTCCTTTCGCAGCAGGCCACGCTCGCCAAGGCCCAGGTGGACGTCTCGGTCGCCCAGGCCGACCTCTCTGTCGCCGAGAGCGAGGCGAAGCGGATCGAGGCGTGGGTCGGCTACATCACGCTGTCGGCCCCGTTCGACGGCATCATCGTCACCCGCAACGCCAACACCGGCGACTTCGTCCAGCCGTCCACGGGCGACCCGACGGCCAACATGAGGTCCCCGAACCTCGCGCCCGGCGGGATGGCGGCGCCGATCTACACGGTGGACCGCACCGACATCGTCCGCATCTTCGTGGACGTCCCCGAGCAGGACGCCAACTACGTCCAGGTGGGCACCAAGGCGACCGTGCTCGTGAAGGCCTATCGGGACGAGCCGATCCCGGGCACGGTCACGCGGACCTCGTGGGCGCTGAACATCAAGAGCCGCACCCTCCGCGCGGAGATAGACCTGCCCAACAAGGGCAGCCAACTGCTGCCGGGCATGTACGCCTACGCCAAGGTCATCATCGAGCGCCCCGGGGCGCTGGCGTTGCCCGCCTCCGCGTTCGTCCAGAGCGGCGAGAAGACGTTCTGCTGGACCTACAAGGACGGCAAGGCCCGCCGGGCCGAGGTGCGCACCGGGGTCAGCGACGGCGATTGGTACGAGGTCACCAACCTGATGTACGAGGGTAGCGGCTCGAAGACCGAGGATCCCTGGAAGCCCGTCACGGGCTCGGAGCGGGTGATCCTGGGGGACCTCTCCATCCTCGCCGATGGCGCGGAGGTCCAGATCGCCTCCCCGGAGGGGGAGAATGTCGCCGGGCCGGCCCGGACCAAGGGGGACGGGCCGGCGGCCACGTCGGTCGCCGAGAAGGATCCCGAGGGGAGCACGCCGGTCCGGTGA